Sequence from the Burkholderia sp. GAS332 genome:
ACGCCATGCCAGGTGCTTCGGCGGAAGCCATCCGTCTGGGCTTCGCCAGCCAGGGCGCGGACAACAACCAGACCGTGCTCATCATGCAAAGCCTGATGGACTCGAAGTCATTGTTTCTCACGCCGAACACCGAGAGCATCTATAACCTGATGTGGGTGGACACGAAGGATGGCCCGGTGGTGATCGAAACCCCGCCTGACGTGCTCGGCGTAATCGACGATCACTGGTTCCACTATGTTGGCGATTTCGGCAGGGCCGGCCCTGACAGAGGCAAAGGAGGCAAATTCCTGCTGCTGCCTCCGGGTTACAAGGGCGAGGTGCCCGATGGTTTTTTCGTGCTGCGCTCTCGCACGTATGGCAACCTCGTTTTCTGGCGCGGCTTCCTTGACAGCAGTGGCACCCAAACCGCAGTGGAGAACACGAAAAAATTCGCCAAGGTGTACCGGCTGGCCGACGCAGAAAATCCGCCGAAGATGAAATTCATCGACGTCTCCGGCAAGGCGTTCAACACCGTCTACTCGAACGACTTCCGCTACTACGAGGAAGTGAACAATGTCGTTCAGTACGAGCCCAACGAGGCGTACAGCCCGGAAATTCTCGGACAGCTTGCCGCTGTTGGTATCGAGAAGGGAAAGCCCTTCGCGCCCGACGATCGGATGAAGAAGATCCTCACGGAAGCAGCGGCCGTGGGCAACGCCACGGCGCGGACGATTGCCTTCAGGTCCCGCCAGGATGGGACTTATCTCTATCCGAACAGCGCGTGGTTCACATGCTTCATCGGCGGCAATTACCAGTTCCTCTCCCAGCCCGGCGTACTAGATCTCGATGCACGGACTCACTTTATCTACTACGCGACGGGCGTTACCCCCGCGATGGCATTGAAGAAGGTCGGGCTTGGTTCTCAATACGCCGCGGCCGCCACCGACTCGCAGGGCAAGCCGCTCGATGGCAGCAAGACCTATAGGATCCATCTGCCGCCAAATATCCCCGCGAAGGATTTCTGGTCGTTCGTCGTCTACGACAATCAGACCCGCTCAATGCTGCAAACGGATCGGCAGTTCCCCAGCACCGGCAGTCTGAATAAGAATCTGGTGATCAACCCCGATACGTCGGTGGATGTGTGGTTCGGTCCCACTGCACCGAAGGGCCACGAGTCCAACTGGGTGCAAACGGTTCCGGGCAAAGGCTGGAACGTCCTGCTGCGTCTTTACGGTCCGTTGGAGTCGTGGTTCGACAAGACCTGGAAACCGGGCGAATTGGATTTGGTTGGCTAATGACCGCATGGGTGGGGAGGCCGGCTTGTCGTGACGTCCCCGTTCCCACGCTGCCCCATTGAGCGCAGCGCGCGCTAGCTACTTTAGTCGAACCTATGAGCCTATTCGCACCAGAACCGAGTAAGCTAACGTTTCGACGACACGCTCTGCATCGGATTCCGGAGGAAA
This genomic interval carries:
- a CDS encoding Uncharacterized conserved protein, which translates into the protein MTLVQKIRTGTLVTAVVFTTAHAQAAPTMKMTTPIPASITTPDSVETRFGTLKFRDGFPDDATTQKVYDNLDYLRGVEAFLNAMPGASAEAIRLGFASQGADNNQTVLIMQSLMDSKSLFLTPNTESIYNLMWVDTKDGPVVIETPPDVLGVIDDHWFHYVGDFGRAGPDRGKGGKFLLLPPGYKGEVPDGFFVLRSRTYGNLVFWRGFLDSSGTQTAVENTKKFAKVYRLADAENPPKMKFIDVSGKAFNTVYSNDFRYYEEVNNVVQYEPNEAYSPEILGQLAAVGIEKGKPFAPDDRMKKILTEAAAVGNATARTIAFRSRQDGTYLYPNSAWFTCFIGGNYQFLSQPGVLDLDARTHFIYYATGVTPAMALKKVGLGSQYAAAATDSQGKPLDGSKTYRIHLPPNIPAKDFWSFVVYDNQTRSMLQTDRQFPSTGSLNKNLVINPDTSVDVWFGPTAPKGHESNWVQTVPGKGWNVLLRLYGPLESWFDKTWKPGELDLVG